Proteins from one Enterobacter bugandensis genomic window:
- the mliC gene encoding C-type lysozyme inhibitor: MKKLLLIAAPLLLSGCSVYNQFLERMQTDTLEYRCDEKPLTVKLNNPRQEASFVYDNKLLTLKQGISASGARYSDGIYVFWSKGDSATVYKRDRIVLNNCQLENPKR; the protein is encoded by the coding sequence ATGAAAAAACTTCTTCTTATTGCCGCGCCTTTATTGCTGTCAGGATGCAGCGTCTATAATCAGTTCCTTGAGCGCATGCAGACCGATACGCTGGAGTATCGCTGCGATGAAAAACCGCTGACCGTGAAGCTGAATAACCCGCGTCAGGAAGCCAGCTTCGTTTACGATAACAAGCTGCTAACCCTTAAACAGGGTATCTCGGCCTCCGGGGCGCGTTATTCGGACGGCATCTATGTCTTCTGGTCGAAAGGCGACAGCGCCACGGTCTACAAACGCGACCGCATTGTGCTGAACAACTGCCAGCTTGAAAATCCGAAGCGTTGA
- the pdxH gene encoding pyridoxamine 5'-phosphate oxidase, producing the protein MSDNDELQQIAHLRREYTKGGLRRQDLPAEPLVLFERWLKQACDAKLADPTAMVVATVDENGQPYQRIVLLKHYDEKGLVFYTNLGSRKAHHLENNPRISLLFPWHMLERQVMVTGKAERLSTLEVVKYFHSRPRDSQIGAWVSKQSSRISARGVLESKFLELKQKFQQGEIPLPSFWGGFRIPIEQMEFWQGGEHRLHDRFLYQRENGGWKIDRLAP; encoded by the coding sequence ATGTCAGATAACGACGAACTACAGCAAATTGCGCATCTGCGCCGTGAATACACCAAAGGCGGCCTGCGTCGCCAGGATCTTCCCGCTGAACCCCTCGTGCTTTTTGAGCGCTGGCTGAAACAGGCCTGCGACGCGAAGCTGGCCGACCCAACGGCCATGGTCGTCGCGACGGTAGATGAAAACGGTCAACCGTATCAGCGCATCGTCTTGCTTAAGCATTACGACGAGAAAGGGCTGGTGTTCTATACCAATCTGGGCAGCCGCAAGGCGCACCACTTAGAAAACAACCCGCGCATCAGCCTGCTGTTCCCGTGGCACATGCTGGAACGTCAGGTGATGGTCACCGGTAAAGCGGAACGTCTCTCGACCCTTGAGGTGGTGAAGTATTTCCACAGCCGCCCGCGCGACAGCCAGATTGGCGCCTGGGTATCAAAACAGTCCAGCCGGATCTCTGCCCGCGGCGTGCTGGAAAGTAAATTCCTGGAGCTGAAACAGAAGTTCCAGCAGGGGGAAATTCCGCTGCCAAGCTTCTGGGGCGGCTTCCGCATTCCGATTGAGCAGATGGAATTCTGGCAGGGCGGTGAGCATCGCCTGCATGACCGCTTTTTATACCAGCGCGAGAATGGCGGCTGGAAAATCGACAGACTGGCCCCGTAA
- the tyrS gene encoding tyrosine--tRNA ligase yields the protein MASSNLIKQLQERGLVAQVTDEEALAERLAQGPIALYCGFDPTADSLHLGHLVPLLCLKRFQMAGHKPVALVGGATGLIGDPSFKAAERKLNTEDTVQEWVDKIRKQVAPFLDFNCGDNSAIAANNYDWFGGMNVLTFLRDIGKHFSVNQMINKEAVKQRLNRDDQGISFTEFSYNLLQGYDFACLNKLHGVSLQIGGSDQWGNITSGIDLTRRLHQNQVFGLTVPLITKADGTKFGKTEGGAVWLDPKKTSPYKFYQFWINTADADVYRFLKFFTFMDIAEINALEEEDKNSGKAPRAQYVLADEVTKLVHGEEGLAAAKRITASLFNGTLSDLSEADFEQLAQDGVPMVEMEKGADLMQALVDSELQPSRGQARKTIASNAITINGEKQADPEYTFVDGDRLYGRYTLLRRGKKNYCLVCWK from the coding sequence ATGGCAAGCAGTAACTTGATTAAACAATTGCAAGAGCGGGGCCTAGTGGCCCAGGTGACGGACGAGGAAGCGTTAGCAGAGCGACTGGCGCAAGGCCCGATCGCGCTCTATTGCGGCTTCGATCCCACCGCTGACAGCTTGCATTTGGGGCATCTTGTTCCATTGTTATGCCTGAAACGCTTCCAGATGGCGGGCCATAAGCCTGTTGCCCTGGTGGGCGGCGCGACCGGTCTGATTGGTGACCCGAGCTTTAAAGCCGCGGAGCGTAAGCTGAATACCGAAGATACCGTGCAGGAGTGGGTGGATAAGATCCGCAAACAGGTTGCACCGTTCCTCGACTTCAACTGTGGTGATAACTCTGCCATTGCTGCTAACAACTACGACTGGTTTGGCGGCATGAACGTGCTGACCTTCCTGCGTGACATCGGCAAGCACTTCTCTGTTAACCAGATGATTAACAAAGAAGCGGTTAAGCAGCGTCTGAACCGTGACGATCAGGGTATCTCCTTTACCGAGTTCTCCTACAACCTGCTGCAGGGCTATGACTTTGCCTGCCTGAACAAGCTGCACGGCGTCTCTCTGCAGATCGGCGGCTCTGACCAGTGGGGGAACATCACCTCCGGTATCGACCTGACCCGTCGTCTGCATCAGAACCAGGTCTTCGGCCTGACCGTTCCACTGATCACCAAAGCAGACGGCACCAAATTCGGTAAAACCGAAGGCGGCGCGGTGTGGCTCGATCCGAAGAAAACCAGCCCGTACAAATTCTATCAGTTCTGGATCAACACGGCGGACGCCGATGTTTACCGCTTCCTGAAGTTCTTCACCTTCATGGACATTGCAGAGATCAATGCGCTGGAAGAGGAAGATAAGAACAGCGGTAAAGCGCCGCGTGCCCAGTACGTGCTGGCGGACGAAGTGACCAAACTGGTTCATGGTGAAGAGGGCCTGGCTGCGGCAAAACGCATCACCGCAAGCCTGTTCAACGGTACGCTGAGCGATCTGAGCGAAGCGGACTTCGAACAGCTGGCGCAGGACGGCGTGCCGATGGTTGAGATGGAAAAAGGGGCTGACCTGATGCAGGCGCTGGTGGACTCTGAGCTCCAGCCTTCCCGTGGTCAGGCGCGTAAAACCATCGCCTCCAACGCTATCACCATCAACGGTGAAAAGCAGGCTGATCCGGAATACACCTTCGTTGACGGCGATCGTCTGTATGGCCGCTACACGCTGCTGCGCCGCGGTAAGAAAAACTACTGTCTGGTCTGCTGGAAGTAA
- the pdxY gene encoding pyridoxal kinase PdxY, whose translation MKNILAIQSHVVFGHAGNSAAEFPMRRLGANVWPLNTVQFSNHTQYGKWTGCVMPPSHLTEVVQGIADIDQLKRCDAVLSGYLGSAEQGEHILGIVRQVKAANPAAKYFCDPVMGHPEKGCIVAPGVAEFHVRHALPASDIIAPNLIELEILCEHPVNSVEEAVRASRELIAQGPEIVLVKHLARAGLTQERFEMLLVTKDDAWHISRPLVDFGTRQPVGVGDVTSGLLLVKLLQGATVRDALEHVTAAVYEIMIATKQMQEYELQVVAAQDRIAKPEHYFSATRL comes from the coding sequence ATGAAGAACATCCTCGCCATTCAGTCCCACGTTGTGTTTGGACATGCTGGCAATAGCGCAGCGGAATTCCCGATGCGCCGCCTCGGTGCCAACGTCTGGCCTCTCAATACCGTGCAGTTCTCTAACCACACGCAATACGGCAAATGGACCGGCTGCGTGATGCCGCCTTCGCACCTCACAGAGGTTGTGCAGGGTATTGCGGATATCGACCAGCTCAAGCGCTGCGACGCCGTTCTGAGCGGCTACCTCGGCTCAGCGGAGCAGGGGGAACACATCCTCGGCATCGTGCGTCAGGTGAAAGCGGCAAACCCGGCGGCAAAATACTTCTGCGACCCCGTCATGGGACACCCGGAGAAAGGCTGCATTGTGGCGCCTGGCGTAGCGGAATTTCACGTTCGCCATGCGCTGCCCGCCAGCGATATCATTGCGCCCAACCTGATTGAGCTGGAAATCCTCTGCGAGCATCCGGTTAACAGCGTAGAAGAGGCTGTACGCGCGTCTCGCGAGCTGATAGCCCAGGGGCCGGAGATTGTGCTGGTAAAACATCTCGCCCGCGCAGGGCTGACCCAGGAGCGTTTTGAGATGCTGCTGGTGACGAAAGATGACGCATGGCATATCAGCCGTCCGCTGGTGGATTTCGGCACGCGTCAGCCGGTGGGCGTGGGTGATGTGACCAGCGGGCTACTGCTGGTGAAACTGTTGCAGGGTGCAACGGTGAGAGACGCGCTGGAGCACGTGACGGCAGCGGTGTACGAAATCATGATTGCGACGAAACAGATGCAGGAATATGAACTGCAGGTGGTCGCGGCACAGGATCGTATCGCGAAGCCGGAGCACTATTTCAGCGCCACACGGCTATAA
- the gstA gene encoding glutathione transferase GstA — protein sequence MKLFYKPGACSLASHITLRESGKDFTLDGVDLMKKRLENGDDFFAINPKGQVPALLLDDGTLLTEGVAIMQFLADNVPDRQLLAPTGSVARYKTLEWLNYIATELHKGFTPLFRPDTPEEYKPTVRALLEKKLQYVNESLKDDQWICGSRFTIADAYLFTVLRWARAVKLNLEGLDHIASYMARVAERPAVAAALKAEGLN from the coding sequence ATGAAACTGTTCTACAAACCGGGCGCGTGCTCTCTTGCTTCCCATATCACCCTGCGCGAGAGCGGCAAAGATTTCACGCTGGATGGCGTTGATCTGATGAAAAAGCGCCTGGAAAACGGGGATGACTTTTTTGCGATTAACCCAAAAGGGCAGGTTCCGGCCCTGCTGCTGGATGACGGAACTCTGCTGACCGAAGGCGTGGCGATTATGCAGTTCCTGGCGGACAACGTACCGGATCGCCAGCTCCTTGCCCCTACCGGCAGCGTCGCACGTTATAAAACGCTGGAGTGGTTGAACTATATCGCCACCGAGCTGCACAAAGGTTTTACCCCCCTCTTCCGCCCGGATACGCCGGAAGAGTACAAGCCGACCGTGCGAGCTCTGCTGGAGAAAAAGCTGCAGTATGTTAACGAATCGCTGAAAGACGATCAGTGGATTTGTGGTTCACGCTTCACCATTGCCGACGCGTACCTGTTTACCGTACTGCGCTGGGCGCGTGCGGTTAAGCTGAACCTGGAAGGGTTGGACCATATCGCATCGTATATGGCGCGCGTGGCGGAGCGTCCAGCAGTGGCCGCTGCGCTAAAAGCGGAAGGGTTGAATTAA
- the dtpA gene encoding dipeptide/tripeptide permease DtpA, producing the protein MSTANNKPTDESVSLNAFKQPKAFYLIFSIELWERFGYYGLQGIMAVYLVKQLGMSEADSITLFSSFSALVYGLVAIGGWLGDKVLGTKRVIMLGAIVLAIGYGLVAWSGHDAAVVYMGMATIAVGNGLFKANPSSLLSTCYSKDDPRLDGAFTMYYMSINIGSFFSMLATPWLAAKFGWSVAFALSFVGMLITVVNFLFCRNWVKDYGSKPDFEPVHMGKLLATIVGVVVLAAIATWLLHNQGIARAVLGVVALGIVVIFAKEAFAMKGAARRKMIVAFILMLEAIIFFVLYSQMPTSLNFFAIRNVEHSILGIAFEPEQFQALNPFWIMIGSPILAAIYNKMGDRLPMPHKFAVGMVLCSGAFLVLPLGTKFASDAGIVSVNWLILSYALQSIGELMISGLGLAMVAQLVPQRLMGFIMGSWFLTTAGAAIIAGKIANLMAVPENVTDPLLSLNVYGTVFMQIGIATAVIAALMLLTAPKLNRMTQDDDKTAEANKTATA; encoded by the coding sequence GTGTCGACTGCAAACAATAAACCAACAGATGAAAGCGTGAGTCTGAACGCTTTTAAACAACCGAAAGCGTTTTATCTCATCTTCTCTATCGAGTTATGGGAGCGTTTTGGTTACTACGGCCTGCAAGGGATCATGGCGGTTTACCTGGTTAAACAGCTGGGTATGTCCGAAGCCGATTCCATCACGCTGTTCTCCTCCTTTAGTGCCCTCGTTTACGGTCTGGTTGCTATCGGCGGCTGGCTGGGTGATAAAGTTCTCGGTACTAAGCGCGTCATTATGCTGGGTGCCATTGTTCTGGCTATTGGCTATGGTCTGGTTGCATGGTCAGGACATGATGCGGCTGTGGTCTACATGGGCATGGCAACCATCGCCGTGGGTAACGGCCTGTTCAAAGCGAACCCGTCTTCCCTGCTCTCAACCTGCTACAGCAAAGATGACCCACGTCTGGACGGTGCATTTACCATGTACTACATGTCCATCAACATCGGTTCCTTCTTTTCCATGCTGGCAACCCCATGGCTGGCCGCGAAATTCGGCTGGAGCGTGGCGTTTGCGCTGAGCTTCGTGGGTATGCTGATCACCGTGGTAAACTTCCTGTTCTGCCGCAACTGGGTGAAAGACTACGGTTCAAAACCTGACTTCGAGCCTGTCCACATGGGCAAGCTGCTGGCTACCATCGTGGGCGTTGTCGTCCTGGCGGCGATCGCCACCTGGCTGCTGCACAACCAGGGTATCGCTCGTGCCGTTCTGGGCGTAGTTGCGCTGGGCATCGTGGTCATCTTCGCAAAAGAAGCGTTCGCTATGAAGGGTGCAGCCCGTCGTAAGATGATTGTGGCGTTCATTCTGATGCTGGAAGCGATTATCTTCTTCGTGCTGTACAGCCAGATGCCAACCTCTCTGAACTTCTTCGCTATTCGTAACGTTGAGCACTCTATCCTGGGTATCGCATTCGAACCCGAGCAGTTCCAGGCGCTGAACCCCTTCTGGATCATGATCGGTTCCCCGATTCTGGCCGCAATCTATAACAAGATGGGCGATCGTCTGCCAATGCCGCACAAGTTCGCGGTGGGTATGGTGCTCTGTTCTGGTGCGTTCCTGGTGCTGCCGCTGGGGACTAAGTTTGCGTCCGACGCCGGTATCGTGTCCGTTAACTGGCTGATCCTGAGCTACGCGCTGCAGTCTATCGGCGAACTGATGATCTCCGGTCTGGGTCTGGCGATGGTTGCACAGCTGGTTCCACAGCGTCTGATGGGCTTCATTATGGGTAGCTGGTTCCTGACCACTGCTGGTGCGGCGATCATCGCCGGTAAGATCGCGAACCTGATGGCTGTGCCAGAAAACGTGACCGATCCGCTGCTCTCCCTGAACGTCTACGGTACCGTGTTCATGCAGATTGGTATCGCTACGGCGGTTATCGCGGCGCTGATGCTGCTGACCGCGCCGAAACTGAATCGAATGACTCAGGACGACGACAAGACGGCGGAAGCGAACAAAACCGCTACCGCGTGA
- the nth gene encoding endonuclease III — MNKEKRIAILTRLRDENPHPTTELNFTSPFELLIAVLLSAQATDVSVNKATALLYPVANTPKAMLELGVEGVKSYIKTIGLFNSKAENVIKTCRILLEQHGGEVPEDRAALEALPGVGRKTANVVLNTAFGWPTIAVDTHIFRVSNRTNFAPGKNVEQVEEKLLKVVPAEFKVDCHHWLILHGRYTCIARKPRCGSCVIEDLCEYKEKVYP, encoded by the coding sequence ATGAATAAAGAAAAGCGCATTGCGATCCTGACCCGTCTGCGGGACGAGAACCCGCACCCGACGACGGAGCTGAATTTTACCTCCCCGTTTGAGCTGCTGATCGCGGTGTTGCTCTCTGCGCAGGCGACCGACGTGAGCGTCAATAAAGCCACTGCCCTGCTCTATCCGGTCGCCAATACGCCGAAGGCCATGCTGGAGCTGGGCGTGGAAGGCGTGAAGTCCTATATCAAAACCATCGGCCTGTTTAACAGCAAAGCCGAGAACGTGATTAAGACCTGTCGGATCCTGCTGGAACAGCACGGAGGCGAAGTACCGGAAGATCGCGCCGCGCTGGAAGCCTTGCCGGGCGTGGGGCGTAAAACCGCGAACGTTGTGCTCAATACCGCGTTTGGCTGGCCGACCATCGCCGTTGATACGCATATATTCCGCGTCTCAAACCGGACAAATTTCGCCCCAGGGAAAAATGTCGAGCAGGTAGAAGAGAAGCTGTTAAAAGTGGTTCCTGCCGAATTCAAGGTTGACTGCCACCACTGGCTGATTTTGCACGGTCGTTATACCTGCATAGCCCGAAAGCCGCGCTGCGGCTCCTGCGTTATTGAAGATCTTTGCGAATATAAAGAAAAAGTCTATCCCTGA
- a CDS encoding electron transport complex subunit E: MSQVKEVIVQGLWKNNSALVQLLGMCPLLAVTSTATNALGLGLATTLVLTLTNLSISALRRWTPSEIRIPIYVMIIASVVSIVQMLINAYAFGLYQSLGIFIPLIVTNCIVVGRAEAFAVKNSPAMSALDGFSIGMGATCAMFVLGSLREILGNGTLFDGADALLGGWAKALRVEVFHTDTPFLLAMLPPGAFIGLGMMLAIKYLIDEKRKRRAAERSVLEGTPEKAS, from the coding sequence ATGAGCCAGGTTAAAGAGGTTATTGTCCAGGGATTGTGGAAAAACAACTCCGCGCTGGTACAGCTTCTGGGCATGTGCCCCCTGCTGGCGGTGACATCCACCGCCACTAACGCGCTCGGTCTGGGTCTGGCAACCACGCTGGTATTGACCCTGACCAACCTCTCCATCTCTGCCCTGCGACGCTGGACGCCGTCGGAAATTCGTATTCCGATTTACGTCATGATCATTGCGTCGGTGGTCAGTATTGTCCAGATGCTGATTAACGCCTACGCGTTTGGTCTGTACCAGTCGCTCGGGATCTTCATTCCTCTTATCGTCACCAACTGTATCGTGGTCGGGCGTGCGGAAGCGTTCGCGGTGAAAAACAGCCCGGCCATGTCGGCGCTGGATGGTTTTTCCATTGGCATGGGCGCCACGTGCGCCATGTTCGTGCTGGGCTCGCTGCGTGAAATCCTCGGCAACGGTACGCTGTTCGACGGCGCAGATGCGCTGCTGGGCGGCTGGGCTAAAGCGCTGCGCGTTGAGGTGTTTCACACCGATACGCCGTTCCTGCTGGCGATGCTGCCGCCCGGCGCGTTTATTGGCCTCGGCATGATGCTGGCAATAAAATACCTGATTGATGAGAAACGTAAGCGCCGCGCGGCTGAGCGCAGCGTTCTGGAAGGGACACCCGAGAAGGCCTCATGA
- the rsxG gene encoding electron transport complex subunit RsxG: MLKTMQKHGVTLAVFAAVLTGLTALVNALTKTTIEEQASKQQKALFDQVIPSDFYDNDLQKSCFVVDAPQLGKGPHRLFIARKGDKPVGAVMEATAPDGYSGAIQLLVGSDFSGTILGTRVTEHHETPGLGDKIETRLSDWILHFAGKVIHGEDDTAFAVKKDGGEFDQFTGATITPRAVVNAVKRAGLYAETLPAQINNLPACEE, from the coding sequence ATGTTAAAAACGATGCAAAAACACGGCGTCACGCTGGCTGTCTTCGCCGCGGTCCTGACGGGGCTGACGGCACTGGTTAATGCGCTGACCAAAACGACCATCGAAGAACAGGCCTCGAAGCAGCAAAAGGCGCTGTTCGATCAGGTGATCCCGTCCGATTTCTACGATAATGACCTGCAAAAAAGCTGCTTTGTGGTAGACGCGCCGCAGCTTGGGAAAGGCCCGCACCGCCTCTTTATCGCCCGCAAAGGGGATAAACCCGTCGGCGCGGTGATGGAAGCGACCGCGCCTGACGGCTATTCCGGCGCCATTCAGCTGCTCGTGGGCAGCGATTTCTCCGGTACCATCCTGGGCACCCGCGTGACGGAACATCATGAAACGCCGGGCCTGGGCGATAAAATCGAAACCCGTCTGAGCGACTGGATTTTGCACTTTGCCGGTAAAGTGATCCATGGTGAAGATGACACCGCGTTTGCGGTGAAGAAAGACGGCGGCGAGTTTGACCAGTTCACGGGCGCAACCATCACCCCGCGGGCGGTGGTAAACGCTGTAAAACGAGCCGGGCTGTACGCTGAAACGCTGCCCGCGCAGATCAACAATCTTCCGGCCTGTGAGGAGTAA
- the rsxD gene encoding electron transport complex subunit RsxD, translating to MVFRIASSPYTHNQRQTSRIMMLVCLAALPGIAVQCWFFGWGTLFQIALGCASAVAAEALVLKLRKMAVSRILADNSALLTGLLLAISIPPLAPWWMVVLGTVFAVIIAKQLYGGLGHNPFNPAMIGYVVLLISFPVQMTSWLPPHEIAATVPGFMDALQVIFTGHTALGADMNALRMGVDGISQATPLDTFKTSLHAGHSVEQIMKSAIYSGVLAGAGWQWVNLAYLLGGLFLLQQKAIRWHIPVSFLVTLAVCATLGWVFSPESLASPQMHLLSGATMLGAFFILTDPVTASTTNRGRLIFGALAGLLVWLIRSFGGYPDGVAFAVLLANITVPLIDYYTRPRVYGHR from the coding sequence ATGGTTTTCAGAATCGCAAGTTCCCCTTACACCCACAATCAGCGCCAGACCTCGCGCATCATGATGCTGGTCTGCCTGGCCGCGCTGCCGGGCATTGCCGTTCAGTGCTGGTTTTTCGGCTGGGGAACTCTGTTCCAGATAGCTCTTGGATGCGCCAGCGCCGTCGCCGCGGAAGCCCTCGTGCTGAAGCTGCGCAAGATGGCGGTTTCCCGCATCCTGGCGGACAACTCCGCTCTGCTGACCGGCCTGCTGCTGGCCATCAGCATTCCCCCGCTTGCCCCGTGGTGGATGGTGGTGCTCGGCACCGTGTTTGCCGTGATTATTGCCAAACAGCTCTATGGCGGCCTCGGTCATAACCCGTTTAACCCGGCGATGATTGGCTACGTGGTGCTGCTGATCTCCTTCCCGGTACAGATGACCAGCTGGCTGCCACCGCACGAGATTGCAGCCACGGTTCCCGGCTTTATGGATGCTCTGCAGGTGATCTTTACCGGCCATACGGCGCTGGGTGCTGATATGAACGCGCTGCGTATGGGCGTGGACGGTATCAGCCAGGCGACGCCGCTCGATACGTTTAAAACGTCCCTGCACGCCGGGCACAGCGTTGAGCAAATCATGAAGTCCGCCATCTACAGCGGCGTGCTGGCGGGAGCCGGCTGGCAGTGGGTCAACCTGGCGTATCTGCTGGGCGGCCTGTTCCTGTTGCAGCAGAAGGCCATCCGCTGGCATATTCCGGTCAGCTTCCTCGTGACGCTGGCGGTCTGTGCCACGCTGGGCTGGGTATTCTCTCCTGAATCCCTGGCCAGCCCGCAGATGCACCTGCTCTCCGGCGCGACCATGCTGGGTGCCTTCTTTATCCTGACGGATCCGGTGACGGCCTCAACGACTAACCGCGGACGCCTGATCTTCGGCGCGCTGGCTGGCCTGCTGGTTTGGCTCATCCGCAGCTTCGGTGGCTACCCGGACGGCGTGGCCTTTGCCGTCCTGCTCGCCAATATTACCGTTCCGCTCATCGACTATTACACGCGTCCGCGCGTGTACGGCCATCGCTAA
- the rsxC gene encoding electron transport complex subunit RsxC: MLKLFSAFRKEKIWDFDGGIHPPEMKTQSNGTPLRQIPLATRYVMPLKQHIGAEGELCVKEGDTVLRGQPLTFGRGRMLPVHAPTSGKVVAIAPHTVAHPSALSELSVIIEADGEDRWIDRDGWSDYRSQSREALIERIHQFGVAGLGGAGFPTGVKLRGGGDKIQTLIINAAECEPYITADDRLMQDCAAQVVEGIRILAHILQPREVLIGIEDNKPQAISMLRAVLAGSHDIALRVIPTKYPSGGAKQLTQILTGKQVPHGGRSSDIGVLMQNVGTAYAVKRAVIDGEPLTERVVTLTGESVSRPGNVWARLGTPVRHLLEQADFCPASDQMVIMGGPLMGFTLPWLDVPVVKITNCLLAPSPTEMGEEQEEKGCIRCSACADACPADLLPQQLYWYSKGQQHDKAKAHNLADCIECGACAWVCPSNIPLVQYFRQEKAEINAISMEEKRAAEAKARFEARQARLEREKMARQERHKQAAVQPAGKDQDAINAALARVREKKASAAQTLVIQAGEKPDNSEAIAAREARKAAARARQAEKAQAAQPEAEIDPRKAAVEAAIARAKARKAGEQPVVVEQEPVDPRKAAVEAAIARAKARKAAQQAPAAEPEAPVDPRKAAVEAAIARAKARKAAQQEEQPQAANDDPRKAAVAAAIARVQAKKAAQQAVNED, from the coding sequence AGGGCGAGCTGTGCGTGAAAGAAGGCGATACGGTGCTGCGCGGTCAGCCGCTGACCTTCGGACGCGGACGTATGCTGCCGGTACACGCCCCTACTTCCGGGAAAGTGGTGGCAATTGCCCCTCATACGGTGGCGCATCCGTCCGCGTTGTCGGAACTGAGCGTGATTATTGAAGCCGACGGCGAAGATCGCTGGATTGACCGTGACGGCTGGAGCGACTACCGCAGCCAGAGCCGCGAAGCGCTCATTGAGCGTATTCATCAGTTCGGCGTCGCGGGGCTTGGCGGCGCGGGCTTCCCGACCGGCGTCAAGCTGCGCGGTGGTGGCGATAAGATTCAGACGCTGATTATCAACGCCGCCGAGTGCGAACCGTACATCACCGCCGACGATCGTCTGATGCAGGACTGCGCCGCCCAGGTGGTGGAAGGCATCCGCATCCTCGCGCATATTCTGCAGCCGCGGGAAGTGCTGATCGGTATCGAAGACAATAAACCGCAGGCTATTTCAATGCTGCGCGCCGTACTGGCCGGTAGCCATGATATCGCCCTGCGCGTTATTCCGACCAAGTACCCCTCTGGCGGCGCAAAGCAGCTGACGCAAATCCTCACCGGTAAGCAGGTCCCGCACGGCGGACGCTCTTCGGATATCGGCGTGCTGATGCAAAACGTCGGCACCGCTTACGCCGTCAAGCGTGCGGTGATTGACGGCGAGCCGTTGACCGAGCGCGTGGTAACGCTGACCGGAGAGTCTGTCTCTCGTCCGGGTAACGTCTGGGCGCGCCTCGGCACGCCGGTGCGCCATCTGCTGGAACAGGCTGATTTTTGCCCTGCCAGCGACCAGATGGTGATCATGGGCGGTCCGCTGATGGGCTTTACCCTGCCGTGGCTCGACGTTCCGGTAGTGAAAATCACCAACTGCCTGCTCGCCCCTTCCCCAACCGAAATGGGGGAGGAGCAGGAAGAGAAAGGCTGCATCCGCTGCAGCGCCTGTGCCGATGCCTGCCCGGCGGATCTCCTCCCGCAGCAGCTGTACTGGTACAGCAAAGGCCAGCAGCACGATAAAGCCAAAGCCCATAACCTGGCCGACTGCATCGAATGCGGCGCCTGCGCCTGGGTCTGCCCAAGCAACATTCCGCTGGTGCAGTACTTCCGCCAGGAGAAGGCCGAGATTAATGCCATCTCCATGGAAGAAAAACGCGCCGCGGAAGCCAAGGCACGTTTCGAAGCGCGTCAGGCGCGTCTCGAACGTGAGAAGATGGCTCGTCAGGAGCGACATAAGCAGGCCGCCGTTCAGCCTGCCGGGAAGGATCAGGATGCAATCAACGCCGCACTGGCGCGCGTTCGCGAGAAAAAAGCCAGTGCCGCCCAGACGCTGGTGATCCAGGCCGGTGAAAAACCGGATAACAGCGAAGCGATTGCCGCCCGCGAAGCGCGTAAAGCTGCGGCCCGCGCCCGTCAGGCGGAAAAAGCGCAAGCGGCGCAGCCGGAAGCTGAAATCGATCCACGCAAAGCCGCCGTCGAAGCGGCGATTGCCCGTGCCAAAGCGCGCAAGGCTGGGGAGCAGCCAGTGGTGGTTGAACAGGAACCGGTCGATCCGCGTAAAGCCGCCGTCGAAGCGGCGATTGCCCGCGCCAAAGCGCGCAAAGCAGCGCAGCAGGCGCCAGCCGCAGAACCTGAAGCACCGGTCGACCCACGCAAAGCCGCCGTTGAAGCGGCGATAGCCCGCGCCAAAGCGCGCAAAGCAGCACAGCAGGAAGAGCAGCCGCAGGCCGCCAACGATGACCCGCGCAAGGCCGCCGTCGCCGCCGCCATTGCGCGCGTTCAGGCAAAGAAAGCCGCACAGCAAGCCGTAAACGAGGATTAA